The proteins below are encoded in one region of Paenibacillus albus:
- a CDS encoding AraC family transcriptional regulator has product MTYFPDYLKTYPNMDSAFPLHIGIHQLERGFRAHRHDFLEFSFCLEGEGWESINNVKHIMRPGTFTFVQPYQVHELFTEPGSKLVLYNCMFSMDLLMEHGAGESLAELIEPSSLDPFTQFSGSAQTQIEFLMRDMLQEYEGNEPWRLTILAARLKELLSRFDRERRKHAPIDMELAGVAATPRKGASVWPIIRYIHRSYQENLTLSDLSQRFGMSVSRISEVIKETTGQTFVHFVHDLRLRHASSLLVSTDNSVVDVALEVGFGSYKTFARIFRERKGMVPLAYRKAKRSGIRTVK; this is encoded by the coding sequence ATGACTTATTTTCCTGATTATTTGAAAACGTATCCAAACATGGATTCCGCATTCCCGCTGCATATTGGCATTCACCAGCTCGAACGCGGATTTCGGGCGCATCGGCACGATTTTCTCGAATTCTCCTTTTGTCTGGAAGGCGAAGGCTGGGAGAGCATCAACAATGTGAAACACATCATGCGTCCTGGCACCTTCACATTCGTGCAGCCCTATCAAGTGCATGAGCTCTTCACCGAACCCGGCAGCAAGCTTGTGCTGTACAATTGTATGTTCAGCATGGATTTGCTCATGGAGCACGGCGCAGGTGAAAGCCTTGCCGAGCTGATCGAACCGAGCAGTCTCGATCCATTCACGCAATTCAGCGGTTCAGCGCAAACTCAGATAGAGTTCCTGATGCGAGATATGCTGCAAGAATACGAAGGTAACGAGCCGTGGCGCTTAACGATCCTCGCCGCCAGGTTAAAGGAGCTTCTCTCGCGCTTCGACCGCGAGCGGCGAAAGCACGCGCCAATAGATATGGAGCTTGCTGGGGTCGCAGCTACGCCAAGAAAAGGCGCTTCCGTCTGGCCGATTATCCGCTATATTCACCGGAGCTATCAGGAGAACCTCACGCTATCTGACCTCTCGCAGCGCTTCGGCATGAGCGTCTCGCGAATTAGTGAAGTGATCAAAGAAACAACGGGACAGACGTTCGTCCATTTCGTCCATGATTTGCGCCTTCGGCATGCGAGCAGCCTGCTTGTCTCAACTGACAACAGCGTTGTCGATGTCGCGCTCGAGGTCGGGTTCGGCTCGTACAAGACGTTCGCGCGCATCTTCCGTGAACGCAAAGGCATGGTGCCGCTGGCGTACCGCAAAGCGAAGCGGAGCGGAATCCGTACAGTCAAATAG
- a CDS encoding sugar phosphate isomerase/epimerase family protein: MLRGLSRAGLGNIGSDEQMIALAQQYGFQTVDIDARGLIERHGLEGARELLKNGGVSVGAIGLSVEWRGTEEKFLEGLAKLADDAAAAAALGSTVCCTYILPATDHKAAHFAIIATRRLRTCAQILGAYGISLGLEFVGPHHLRTLWANPFLWSMHETLDWIAAIGEPNVGLLFDSYHWYANGHTIADIEALKPEQIVHVHINDAPDVPFEAALDNGRIYPGEGVIDLAGFLTALNQIGYKGSVTQEILSSEPPVGTPEELLARSKAGYDKVYTAAGLA, translated from the coding sequence ATGCTAAGAGGATTAAGTCGTGCAGGGCTAGGCAATATCGGCAGCGACGAGCAGATGATTGCACTCGCACAGCAGTATGGCTTTCAAACGGTTGACATTGATGCGCGCGGATTGATTGAGCGCCATGGCTTGGAAGGCGCTCGCGAGCTGCTGAAGAATGGTGGAGTGAGCGTTGGTGCGATCGGACTGTCTGTGGAATGGCGCGGCACAGAAGAGAAGTTCCTCGAGGGGCTTGCAAAGCTCGCTGACGATGCAGCTGCAGCTGCAGCGCTAGGTTCCACGGTCTGCTGCACGTATATCTTGCCGGCTACGGATCACAAAGCGGCTCATTTTGCCATCATTGCGACTCGCAGATTGCGCACTTGCGCACAAATTCTCGGTGCGTACGGCATCAGCCTTGGCCTTGAATTCGTTGGACCGCATCACCTTCGCACATTGTGGGCGAATCCGTTCCTTTGGTCCATGCATGAGACGCTGGACTGGATCGCTGCGATTGGCGAGCCGAACGTGGGACTGCTGTTCGATTCGTACCACTGGTACGCGAACGGTCACACGATCGCAGACATCGAGGCGCTTAAGCCGGAGCAGATCGTGCACGTTCATATTAATGACGCACCGGATGTTCCGTTCGAAGCAGCACTCGATAACGGCAGAATTTACCCGGGTGAAGGTGTTATCGACCTGGCAGGCTTCTTAACCGCGCTAAACCAAATCGGCTACAAAGGTTCGGTGACTCAGGAAATTCTATCATCTGAGCCGCCAGTAGGTACGCCTGAAGAGCTGCTTGCACGCTCCAAAGCCGGTTATGATAAAGTGTATACAGCTGCAGGGCTGGCATAG
- a CDS encoding SDR family NAD(P)-dependent oxidoreductase: protein MIAPLSDIQQKTVIVTGGAKGIGRAIALRFLQCGARVVIADVDESGAATVGELSEEGYASQLYFVRCDVSKRSEVEALVAESIRQFGPVDVLVNNAGIFPRCEMLQMDEAFWDHVMDVNLKGTYMLCQAVVPGMIERSRGVIINIGSGHANAGEPATLAYAVSKGGIVTLTRNLAKALAQHRIRVNCVQPGWIASEGEVARWKEAGMEEANITAHMSRMGLGRMQTGEDIADAVLFMASDMSRQITGQVLVVDGGNSVR from the coding sequence ATGATTGCGCCGCTGAGCGATATTCAGCAGAAGACGGTCATCGTTACGGGCGGGGCAAAAGGCATCGGCAGAGCGATCGCTCTTCGGTTCTTGCAATGCGGCGCGCGAGTCGTCATTGCCGATGTGGATGAGAGCGGTGCGGCGACGGTGGGCGAGTTGTCGGAGGAGGGGTATGCGTCACAGCTTTATTTTGTCAGGTGCGATGTGTCGAAGCGATCTGAGGTTGAGGCGCTCGTTGCCGAGTCGATCCGCCAATTTGGTCCTGTCGATGTGCTTGTGAACAATGCCGGCATCTTCCCGCGCTGCGAAATGCTGCAGATGGATGAGGCGTTCTGGGATCATGTGATGGACGTCAACCTCAAAGGCACATACATGCTCTGCCAAGCTGTCGTGCCCGGCATGATCGAACGAAGCCGCGGCGTGATCATTAATATCGGCTCGGGTCACGCGAATGCAGGAGAACCGGCGACGCTCGCCTATGCCGTCTCTAAGGGTGGGATCGTCACCTTAACCCGAAATCTCGCTAAAGCATTGGCGCAGCACCGCATCCGAGTCAACTGTGTGCAGCCCGGCTGGATCGCATCCGAAGGCGAGGTTGCACGCTGGAAAGAGGCAGGCATGGAGGAAGCGAACATTACCGCGCACATGAGCCGCATGGGGCTTGGGCGGATGCAAACAGGCGAGGATATCGCCGATGCGGTGCTCTTCATGGCGTCTGATATGAGCAGGCAAATTACCGGGCAAGTGCTCGTCGTGGACGGAGGCAATTCTGTTCGGTGA
- a CDS encoding LacI family DNA-binding transcriptional regulator — MATIKDIAKIAGVSTTTVSRALNGYDDVSKQTKQKIKSIADELDYWPNAAARSLVSSKTHTIGVIFSELKYTGGKDTLAFDILIGINERANEMNYDILLFSTSPSKQRTKSYYNLCKERNVDGAIIFGLRVDDPYLEEVIQKSKFPCVLIDIPFSNEHLGNVTTDNVEGVRKAVQHLIDGGHTNIAMINGYPAAHVSEQRLQGFKKALAENGIAYDESKIWDGEFSEDGGELVMKRILDEHPGVTAVFCSSDLMALGAMRALEKRGRKVPDSVSVVGYDDIILSSYCVPKLTTIHQNKFEMGWAAAKLLIEMLEGKKVDHNVVLNNELILRESTKKLR; from the coding sequence ATGGCGACGATTAAAGATATTGCGAAGATTGCCGGAGTATCGACAACAACGGTGTCCAGGGCGCTGAACGGTTATGACGATGTTAGCAAGCAGACGAAGCAGAAGATCAAGTCGATTGCCGATGAGCTTGACTATTGGCCCAATGCGGCAGCGCGAAGTCTTGTGTCAAGCAAGACGCACACGATCGGCGTTATTTTCTCGGAGCTGAAATATACGGGCGGGAAAGACACGCTCGCCTTTGATATTTTGATCGGCATCAATGAACGGGCGAACGAAATGAATTACGATATTTTGCTGTTCAGTACGAGTCCGTCCAAGCAGAGGACCAAGTCGTACTATAATTTGTGCAAAGAGCGTAACGTTGACGGGGCTATCATCTTCGGGCTTAGAGTGGATGACCCGTACCTCGAGGAAGTTATTCAGAAGTCGAAGTTTCCGTGCGTGCTCATTGATATTCCATTCTCGAACGAGCATCTGGGCAATGTCACGACGGACAATGTCGAGGGGGTTCGCAAAGCCGTTCAGCATCTCATAGACGGTGGCCATACCAATATTGCGATGATTAACGGGTATCCGGCGGCGCATGTGAGCGAGCAGCGTTTGCAAGGGTTTAAGAAAGCGCTTGCGGAGAATGGGATTGCGTATGACGAGTCCAAAATATGGGACGGCGAGTTCTCCGAGGATGGCGGTGAACTGGTGATGAAGCGAATCTTGGACGAGCATCCGGGTGTTACGGCGGTGTTCTGTTCCAGTGATCTGATGGCGCTTGGCGCGATGCGCGCGCTCGAGAAGCGGGGCAGAAAAGTGCCAGACTCCGTCTCCGTAGTCGGCTATGACGATATTATTCTATCCTCTTACTGCGTGCCGAAGCTGACGACGATTCACCAGAACAAATTCGAGATGGGCTGGGCGGCAGCGAAGCTGCTCATCGAGATGCTCGAAGGCAAGAAAGTCGATCATAACGTTGTGCTGAACAATGAGCTGATCCTTCGGGAGAGCACCAAGAAATTACGGTGA
- a CDS encoding phytanoyl-CoA dioxygenase family protein, producing MRLSAEELESGRLSPETLELAVQLIKVNGYVLFEEVLPRAKVEELFNSYVSILDPYFEQHREEILNPGNGFNDGTNHVRLYLPFIKPFCEEAVIANPLVTEIVDQILGEACYMTYFATNTSMPGGKKKQPVHADTSSRYGDRYDANLPIANLVVNYPLVDVTENNGPMEVWPGGTHLHPDSWYAPGAFSKPKLAEHMHHIKMLMPAGSILIRDDRVWHRGTPNHSDKHRPNIALIYSANAPHKGTIQIPQETYDELSTKAQKLLRKELIGYPAAEPKH from the coding sequence ATGAGACTTAGCGCTGAAGAATTGGAAAGCGGCCGATTATCGCCGGAGACGCTGGAGCTGGCTGTGCAATTGATTAAGGTGAACGGGTATGTGCTGTTTGAGGAAGTGCTGCCAAGAGCGAAGGTTGAGGAGCTGTTCAACAGCTATGTGTCCATTCTGGATCCATACTTCGAGCAGCATCGCGAGGAGATTCTCAATCCAGGCAACGGCTTTAATGACGGCACGAACCATGTGCGGCTCTATCTGCCATTCATCAAGCCATTCTGCGAAGAGGCGGTCATTGCGAATCCGTTAGTCACGGAGATCGTGGATCAAATTCTGGGCGAAGCCTGCTATATGACGTATTTTGCGACGAACACATCGATGCCGGGAGGCAAGAAGAAGCAGCCGGTTCATGCGGATACGTCTTCACGTTACGGCGACCGGTACGATGCCAATCTGCCGATTGCGAACCTGGTCGTCAACTATCCGCTCGTCGATGTGACGGAGAATAACGGGCCGATGGAAGTGTGGCCTGGCGGTACGCATCTGCATCCGGACAGCTGGTATGCGCCTGGTGCATTCAGCAAGCCAAAGCTCGCAGAACATATGCACCATATCAAAATGTTAATGCCGGCAGGCTCCATCCTCATCCGGGATGACAGAGTGTGGCACCGCGGCACGCCGAACCATTCGGACAAACACCGTCCGAATATCGCGCTGATTTACTCGGCGAACGCGCCGCATAAAGGCACGATTCAAATTCCGCAGGAAACGTACGACGAGCTCTCCACGAAAGCGCAGAAGCTTCTGCGCAAAGAGCTGATCGGCTATCCGGCTGCGGAGCCGAAGCATTGA
- a CDS encoding SDR family NAD(P)-dependent oxidoreductase: MIIDLRGKVAIVTGAGRGIGRHIAMTLAQEGVITIGTDIRAELLEELGQTFAEQKLSGAQFVCDVRNSKQIAEVVEEVRSRFGRIDILVNNAGVASGGIVEELKEEIWDANMDINLKGTFLMSQAVAPIMRAQQSGRILNAASFAAIVPSYGGAAYSSSKAAVKQFTRVLAGELGPYNVTVNCYSPGMIPTEMNHFAEQTEERQNRLLDTLTLRRWGNKEDVANLICFLASDLASYITGTMIDVSGGKLATQIPSIAYEAAARRESLKS; this comes from the coding sequence ATGATTATTGATCTTAGAGGCAAGGTTGCCATCGTCACAGGTGCTGGCAGGGGGATCGGCAGGCATATCGCGATGACGCTCGCACAGGAAGGCGTAATCACAATCGGCACGGATATACGGGCGGAGCTGCTCGAGGAGCTTGGGCAGACGTTCGCCGAGCAGAAGCTGTCCGGTGCCCAGTTTGTATGCGATGTACGTAATTCCAAACAGATAGCGGAAGTCGTTGAAGAGGTGCGCAGCCGGTTCGGCCGCATCGATATACTGGTCAACAATGCAGGCGTGGCGAGCGGCGGCATCGTGGAAGAGCTGAAGGAAGAGATATGGGATGCCAATATGGATATTAACTTGAAGGGCACGTTCCTGATGTCCCAGGCGGTTGCGCCGATTATGAGAGCGCAGCAGTCGGGGCGCATCTTGAATGCGGCTTCTTTTGCCGCGATTGTCCCTTCCTATGGCGGTGCGGCCTACTCCTCCTCGAAGGCAGCCGTAAAGCAGTTTACAAGGGTGCTCGCAGGGGAGCTTGGTCCCTACAACGTTACGGTGAACTGTTATTCGCCTGGCATGATTCCTACGGAAATGAATCATTTTGCCGAGCAGACGGAGGAGCGTCAGAATCGGCTGCTGGATACGCTGACTCTGCGCCGCTGGGGCAATAAGGAAGACGTCGCGAACTTGATCTGCTTCCTGGCATCGGACCTCGCGAGCTACATTACGGGGACAATGATCGACGTTAGCGGAGGCAAGCTCGCAACGCAAATTCCAAGTATTGCCTATGAAGCTGCGGCTCGCAGGGAGTCGCTGAAGTCATGA
- a CDS encoding helix-turn-helix transcriptional regulator, translated as MTASMIPTSRSTTLRELSPVIHWAQPHNRTPAFKWSRRIYDFQLLYVKHGELRATIEGETPLKVRAGSLLILPPWRHHRIEVLTEPCAELLGVHFDFFDTAETAHSILVDEGAPNAELLSHIPFLHDKPIFTELLFNTVSPRIITLLENVIQEWNDRQQGYEVICKGLMVHLITLLLRHQSERRGLSHPKYEQQLLQLAEEIRSDFSRKWTSVEMAKYLRVHEDYMSRQFKAMMGIGPNKFVQSVRHQEAKRLLRETDQTIESISAAIGYEDFHYFSRIFRRWEGMSAMQFRKLSRMI; from the coding sequence TTGACCGCTTCGATGATTCCAACCTCAAGATCAACGACACTTCGCGAGCTATCGCCAGTCATCCACTGGGCGCAGCCGCATAACCGGACGCCAGCGTTCAAATGGAGCCGCCGCATCTACGATTTCCAGCTGCTGTACGTGAAGCATGGCGAGCTTCGGGCCACAATTGAAGGGGAAACGCCGCTGAAGGTGCGGGCCGGAAGCCTACTCATTCTGCCGCCTTGGCGCCACCACCGGATTGAGGTGCTGACGGAGCCGTGCGCGGAGCTGCTCGGAGTTCATTTTGACTTTTTCGATACTGCGGAGACCGCTCATTCGATCCTTGTCGACGAGGGAGCGCCGAATGCAGAGCTGCTAAGCCATATCCCCTTTTTGCACGACAAACCGATCTTCACAGAGCTTCTCTTCAACACGGTATCGCCTCGAATCATCACTTTACTCGAAAATGTCATTCAGGAGTGGAACGATCGGCAGCAGGGGTACGAGGTCATCTGCAAAGGGCTGATGGTTCATCTCATAACGCTGCTCTTGCGGCATCAGAGCGAGCGCCGCGGCCTCTCCCATCCGAAATACGAGCAGCAGCTGCTTCAGCTTGCAGAGGAAATCCGCTCCGACTTCAGCCGCAAATGGACGAGCGTGGAGATGGCGAAATATCTGCGCGTGCACGAGGATTATATGAGCAGGCAGTTCAAAGCGATGATGGGCATCGGGCCGAACAAATTCGTGCAGTCGGTGCGCCACCAAGAAGCGAAGCGGCTGCTTCGGGAGACGGACCAGACTATCGAATCCATCTCCGCGGCGATTGGCTATGAAGACTTTCATTATTTCAGCCGGATATTTAGGCGGTGGGAAGGCATGTCGGCCATGCAATTTCGAAAGCTGTCGCGGATGATTTAG
- a CDS encoding nitroreductase family protein produces MNIQEAIRTRRSIGKVTQEPIAKETIVQIIESAVWAPNHRLTEPWRFFVLSGDGRSKLGDALARIALAGVEDPNSPEHAEKAEGARKKALRSPVIIAVAAAPSDRHDILEIEEIGAVHAAIQNMLLTTHALGLGAVWRTGEPCYHPYMNEAFGLRPQDKMLGFIYLGVPDMTPTQGKRSDAISKTTWIDA; encoded by the coding sequence ATGAATATACAAGAAGCGATTCGCACAAGAAGAAGTATTGGTAAAGTAACGCAGGAGCCTATTGCAAAAGAAACGATAGTGCAAATTATCGAATCGGCTGTGTGGGCGCCGAACCACCGGTTGACCGAGCCTTGGCGGTTCTTCGTGCTTAGCGGCGATGGCCGCAGCAAGCTGGGCGACGCACTCGCGCGTATTGCGCTAGCTGGCGTAGAAGATCCGAACTCGCCTGAGCATGCCGAGAAAGCGGAAGGTGCGCGGAAAAAAGCGCTTCGTTCGCCGGTCATCATCGCAGTTGCAGCAGCTCCGTCTGATCGCCACGACATCCTTGAGATTGAAGAAATCGGCGCTGTTCACGCTGCGATTCAGAACATGCTGCTCACAACGCATGCACTTGGACTCGGTGCTGTATGGCGTACAGGAGAGCCGTGCTACCATCCTTATATGAACGAGGCGTTCGGCCTTCGTCCACAAGACAAAATGCTTGGCTTCATCTACCTTGGTGTCCCAGATATGACTCCGACACAAGGTAAACGATCCGATGCCATTAGCAAAACGACGTGGATTGACGCTTAG
- a CDS encoding molybdopterin-containing oxidoreductase family protein — MAYITEQNGVFPSVCSLDCPDQCGLLVHKENGRIVRIDGDPEHPVTQGAICNKVRNMTERIYDKNRLQYPLKRVGPKGSGQFERITWDEAISTITAEWKRLIEEEGPEAILPYSFYGNMGRIGTEGMGRRLFNRIGASKLIYSICEAAGTEGYGYTMGGSYGTDPEETVHAKLHIMWGINAVSTNMHQVAISEKARKQGAKVVVIDVHRNRTAKWADWFIPVLPGTDAALALGVMHILFAEGYTDEAFMTEFTVGHEQLREHVKSYTPELVSSITGVPVEDIYKLARMYGEAESAFIRIGNGPQHHDNGGMTTRAIACLPALTGQWLKSGGGAIKGNGGYLMINKPALERPDLRAQGGAQEINMNLLGIALMEPQGQKLSSLYVFNANPAVVAPNATKVREGLAREDLFTVVHDLFLTETATYADIVLPATSNFENTDLYLSYWHHYVHLQQPVAAPYGESKSNSDVFRLLAEGMGYEEEALRDSDEAMIVQSLNNPNNRNIASITLEGLKEHGSIKADVKPLFPGRLRTPSGRIELYSAQMERKGFPPMPTYTPLVDDGPYPFLFIPTANHNFLNSTFSNNEKHVKLEKTPKLHMNRADAAVLRIEDGDAIKVWNDRGDCELTAAVGDDVLSGVVVMQGLWADGKDGKALVNALTPDRVADMGKGATFFSGRVQVAKI, encoded by the coding sequence ATGGCTTATATCACCGAGCAGAATGGCGTGTTTCCATCTGTTTGTTCACTTGATTGTCCGGATCAATGCGGGCTGCTTGTTCACAAGGAGAACGGGCGCATCGTGCGGATTGATGGCGACCCGGAGCACCCGGTTACACAAGGGGCAATTTGCAATAAGGTCCGCAATATGACGGAACGCATATATGATAAAAACCGTTTGCAGTATCCGCTGAAGCGGGTTGGTCCGAAGGGAAGCGGTCAGTTCGAGCGCATTACCTGGGACGAAGCGATCAGTACGATTACAGCGGAGTGGAAGCGGCTGATCGAAGAGGAAGGACCGGAAGCGATTCTCCCTTACAGCTTCTACGGCAATATGGGCCGGATCGGCACAGAGGGCATGGGCAGGCGCTTGTTTAATCGTATAGGCGCAAGCAAGCTCATCTATTCCATCTGTGAAGCGGCTGGCACGGAAGGCTACGGCTATACGATGGGCGGCAGCTACGGGACCGACCCGGAGGAAACGGTTCACGCAAAGCTGCACATCATGTGGGGCATTAACGCGGTTAGTACCAATATGCATCAAGTGGCGATCTCCGAGAAAGCCCGCAAGCAAGGGGCCAAGGTCGTCGTCATCGACGTGCACCGCAACCGGACTGCCAAATGGGCGGATTGGTTCATTCCGGTTCTGCCGGGCACGGATGCAGCGCTGGCGCTTGGCGTTATGCATATTCTGTTCGCGGAAGGCTACACCGACGAGGCATTTATGACAGAGTTTACGGTAGGCCATGAGCAGCTGCGCGAGCATGTGAAGTCGTACACGCCGGAGCTTGTATCGTCGATCACAGGCGTGCCTGTGGAAGATATCTACAAGCTTGCGCGTATGTACGGTGAAGCGGAATCTGCGTTCATTCGGATCGGCAACGGGCCTCAGCATCACGACAACGGCGGTATGACGACGCGCGCGATTGCTTGCTTGCCGGCGCTGACCGGTCAGTGGCTGAAGAGCGGAGGCGGCGCAATCAAAGGAAACGGCGGCTATCTGATGATCAATAAGCCTGCCTTGGAGCGTCCGGATCTTCGTGCGCAGGGCGGCGCGCAAGAGATTAATATGAACTTGCTTGGCATCGCACTGATGGAACCACAAGGGCAGAAGCTTTCATCGCTCTACGTCTTCAATGCGAACCCGGCGGTTGTGGCGCCGAACGCTACGAAAGTAAGAGAAGGTCTGGCACGAGAAGACTTATTTACCGTTGTGCATGATCTGTTCTTGACGGAGACGGCGACTTACGCGGATATTGTGCTGCCTGCGACGTCGAATTTTGAGAATACCGATCTGTACTTGTCCTATTGGCATCATTATGTGCACCTTCAGCAGCCGGTCGCGGCTCCGTATGGCGAGAGCAAATCGAACAGCGATGTGTTTAGGCTGCTGGCTGAGGGAATGGGCTACGAGGAAGAAGCGCTGCGCGACTCGGATGAAGCGATGATCGTTCAGTCGCTGAACAACCCGAACAATCGCAATATCGCATCGATTACTTTAGAAGGTTTGAAGGAGCATGGCTCGATCAAAGCGGACGTGAAGCCGTTGTTCCCGGGCAGGCTGCGTACGCCAAGCGGCAGGATTGAGCTATATTCGGCACAGATGGAGCGCAAAGGCTTTCCGCCGATGCCGACCTACACGCCGCTTGTCGATGACGGTCCGTACCCGTTCCTGTTCATCCCGACGGCGAATCATAATTTCCTCAACTCGACATTCTCGAACAACGAGAAGCATGTGAAGCTGGAGAAGACGCCGAAGCTGCATATGAATCGGGCTGATGCGGCTGTGCTCCGCATTGAAGACGGCGACGCGATCAAAGTATGGAACGACCGTGGAGACTGCGAGCTGACTGCGGCTGTCGGCGATGATGTCTTGTCAGGTGTTGTTGTCATGCAGGGACTATGGGCAGACGGCAAGGATGGCAAGGCACTCGTCAATGCGCTGACGCCGGACCGTGTGGCAGATATGGGGAAAGGCGCGACGTTCTTCTCGGGACGCGTGCAAGTAGCGAAAATATAA
- a CDS encoding phytanoyl-CoA dioxygenase family protein: MRLSIEQIISYQTEGYLIVPDVFTSEDLQPVIDELSAEIDARARVLHAQGKLPDLYKDEPFERRYMLLHAQCREIGRGFDINGYLGEAMFRFLANANLLDVVECLLGSELSCNPIQHIRAKLPAKRVGSEEPDYFQNVPWHQDCAVTSPDSEASEIITFWLPLVDATAETGCMEVMPHVFKQGYINHRSEGGTTIVPEKLPQVSPVLAECLKGSLVIMNKYTPHRGISNRSDIVRWSVDLRYHKTGAASGRDVHPSFVVRSRLQPETVLTDSETWRRMWRELKEDKGKSLHRV, from the coding sequence GTGCGATTATCCATCGAGCAAATCATCAGCTATCAGACAGAAGGCTATCTTATCGTTCCGGATGTATTCACAAGTGAGGATCTTCAGCCAGTCATCGATGAATTGTCAGCGGAAATTGATGCGCGTGCTCGTGTGCTCCATGCACAAGGCAAGCTGCCGGACCTCTACAAGGACGAGCCGTTCGAGCGTCGGTATATGCTGCTGCATGCTCAGTGCCGGGAGATCGGGCGCGGCTTCGACATTAACGGATATCTCGGCGAAGCGATGTTCCGCTTCCTTGCCAATGCGAATCTGCTCGATGTCGTGGAATGTCTCCTCGGCAGCGAGCTGAGCTGCAATCCGATCCAGCATATTCGTGCGAAGCTCCCGGCGAAGCGGGTGGGCTCAGAGGAACCGGATTATTTTCAAAATGTCCCTTGGCACCAGGACTGCGCCGTCACCTCGCCTGACTCCGAAGCGTCGGAGATTATTACGTTCTGGCTGCCGCTCGTCGATGCGACTGCGGAGACCGGCTGTATGGAAGTGATGCCGCATGTATTCAAGCAGGGGTACATCAATCATCGCTCCGAGGGCGGTACGACAATCGTGCCTGAGAAGCTACCGCAGGTATCGCCTGTTCTTGCTGAATGCCTGAAGGGCAGCCTCGTCATCATGAACAAATACACGCCGCATCGCGGCATATCGAACCGATCGGACATTGTCAGATGGTCAGTCGACCTGCGTTATCACAAGACAGGCGCAGCATCGGGCCGAGATGTGCATCCTTCGTTCGTTGTGCGAAGCAGACTGCAGCCGGAGACCGTGCTGACCGATAGCGAGACATGGCGCCGGATGTGGCGGGAACTGAAAGAAGACAAGGGCAAGAGCCTGCATCGAGTGTAA